Proteins co-encoded in one Conger conger chromosome 4, fConCon1.1, whole genome shotgun sequence genomic window:
- the LOC133126695 gene encoding desmoglein-2.1-like, which yields MSRFPLLGSCLLLLFMIVVVQDVNGRREWQKPRRKREWVVPPPLLMEHKDYTKRAFIAKVRSDKEQPTERLLYYLHGHGADQPPINLFVVNQTSGFVRITDILDREVMQNYTLYASVRFARNMTLAEDHLTMSIRVTDINDQAPIFQESGLPTGSVYESSSKGTVATQVSATDADEPGTTNADLRYEIIKQEPESKPRMFDIEPKTGEIKVNRPTLDREMQNTYALTVKATDLGGAASGRTGTGTVSIKILDINDNRPVLTNATYSGQIQENAVGVEVMRFKATDADEVDTDNWRAKFQILSGNEDGIFSMETDHETNEGVLTVTKPVDYETMKEINLEVAVDNEAEYEFGKGAGRGKRRKKYPVNIKVQNMPDGPRFVPNTKTISVSEDKDKITVPMLLTDYAAVDEDSGEIAKNVRYAKIYDPAGWIAVDSETGQIKLTRVPDRESRNVVDGVYYAKVLCMTDDLPSKSVTGTIAIAVEDVNDHCPQLTTSYQDLCLEDTAVYVTAHDEDGLINSLPLTFQLLSEGTTGSWNMARFNDTTVVLTAKDFLQPGTHKVAFEVRDSLGYACTEPEVLELTACLCAGDRACVREDPRMSPDVGVKSGHGSFAGPAIGILVGALLLLLLVPLLLLACSSGSGLLAKKFVSLPFETSNGHLIPSHTEGKGEDKEGARDTKKEKE from the exons ATGTCTCGCTTTCCCCTCCTCGGAAGCTGCCTTCTTCTGCTCTTCATGATAGTG gttGTGCAAGACGTGAATGGCAGACGTGAATGGCAGAAAccaaggaggaagagagagtgggTCGTTCCTCCACCGCTTCTGATGGAGCACAAGGATTACACCAAAAGGGCATTCATTGCCAAA gtAAGATCTGATAAAGAGCAACCAACTGAACGATTACTCTACTATTTACATGGGCATGGTGCCGACCAACCACCGATTAACTTGTTTGTTGTCAACCAAACATCTGGTTTTGTTCGAATTACTGACATTTTGGACAGAGAAGTCATGCAAAACTACACT CTATATGCCTCCGTGCGCTTTGCCCGGAACATGACATTAGCAGAAGACCATCTAACGATGAGTATTCGTGTTACTGATATAAACGATCAAGCGCCTATATTTCAGGAATCAGGCCTGCCAACTGGCTCTGTTTATGAGTCAAGTTCGAAGG GTACTGTAGCCACACAAGTGAGTGCCACAGACGCTGACGAACCTGGGACCACTAACGCAGACCTTCGATATGAAATTATTAAGCAGGAACCAGAATCCAAACCGAGGATGTTCGACATCGAGCCAAAAACAGGAGAAATTAAAGTTAACAGGCCAACCCTTGACCGAGAG ATGCAAAACACCTATGCGTTGACTGTAAAAGCCACAGACCTGGGTGGTGCAGCATCTGGCAGGACCGGAACAGGAACAGTTAGCATTAAGATCCTGGACATCAATGACAACCGTCCCGTCTTAACAAATGCCACG TATTCAGGCCAAATCCAGGAAAATGCCGTCGGTGTAGAAGTGATGCGATTTAAAGCAACGGACGCGGATGAAGTGGACACCGATAACTGGCGCGCAAAATTCCAAATACTCTCAGGAAATGAGGATGGGATCTTCAGCATGGAGACTGACCATGAGACCAACGAGGGCGTTTTAACCGTAACCAAG CCAGTGGATTATGAAACCATGAAAGAGATCAACCTGGAAGTAGCTGTTGATAACGAAGCAGAATATGAATTT GGAAAAGGTGCAGGGAGAGGCAAACGTCGTAAGAAATACCCTGTTAACATCAAGGTCCAGAACATGCCGGATGGTCCCAGGTTTGTACCGAACACAAAGACCATTTCAGTCTCCGAAGACAAGGACAAAATCACTGTTCCAATGCTGCTCACAGACTATGCAGCTGTTGATGAGGACAGTGGAGAGATCGCCAAAAATGTCAG GTACGCAAAGATCTATGATCCTGCGGGCTGGATAGCAGTGGATAGTGAGACAGGACAAATCAAACTCACAAGAGTGCCAGATCGGGAGTCTAGGAATGTGGTTGATGGTGTATACTATGCAAAAGTACTCTGCATGACAGATG ACTTGCCATCAAAATCAGTCACTGGGACGATTGCTATTGCAGTGGAGGACGTCAACGACCATTGTCCCCAGCTAACCACCAGCTATCAGGACCTGTGCCTGGAGGACACTGCGGTGTACGTCACCGCTCACGATGAGGACGGCCTCATCAACAGCCTGCCCTTAACATTTCAGCTGCTGAGCGAGGGCACCACGGGCTCCTGGAACATGGCACGCTTCAATG ACACCACCGTCGTCCTGACAGCCAAGGATTTCCTCCAGCCTGGCACCCACAAGGTGGCCTTCGAAGTGAGAGACAGCTTAGGCTACGCCTGTACCGAGCCTGAGGTTCTCGAGCTGACGGCCTGCCTCTGCGCCGGCGACCGGGCCTGCGTGCGTGAGGATCCGAGGATGTCCCCGGACGTGGGGGTTAAAAGCGGCCATGGCTCGTTCGCCGGCCCCGCCATCGGCATCCTCGTGGGCGCGCTTTTACTGCTTCTGC TGGTTCCTCTGCTGCTCCTGGCCTGCTCCTCTGGGAGCGGTCTGCTGGCGAAGAAGTTTGTGAGTCTGCCGTTTGAGACATCTAACGGGCATCTGATACCATCTCACACAGAAGGCAAGGGCGAAGACAAG